The nucleotide sequence GACAAATAAACAAAAGTTAAACAAAAACTTACGCTTCAATTTAGACAAAGTCGCTTCTTTTAAAGTTATTCAATCGAAAAATAAAGAAAATAAAGTGGCTATTATTGGAATTAATAAATATTAATATGAAAAAATGCAGTTGTATTAACCTAACTGCATTTTTTGTTGCTCTCCTAAATCGTGACAGTGTCTACATCTAGCTTCGTATTCTTTATTTCCTAAAAAATTAAGCTCTTGATTTGCAGTCTTGCGGTATGAGAATCCCGCCGCTCCTTTGCATAATGCACACACAGCTTTTAATTTATCCACTTCATCCGCAATAGCTAAAAGTGAAGCTAAAATTGGAAAAGGACGTTTTAAATAATCCATATCCAGTCCACTCACAATTACACGGACACCATATGAAGTGAGTGTATTTATTACATTAATAATATTTTCATCAAAGAAATGAATTTCGTCAATAACGACTGCTTTATAGTCTTTTTCGTAAAATTCCAGTATTTGTTCTGAATTATTAATATTAATGGCCTTAACTTTTGCTCCATTACGTGAAACAATTTCTATATCGCTAAAGCGATTATCAAATTCTGGTTTAAAAACTAAAGTTTTAACATCAGCAATTTGTAAAATTTTAATTCGTTTAATCAATTCTTCACTTTTTCCGGCGAACATTGGTCCGGTTATTACTTCTAATGTACCATCAGGATATTTTAAAAACATGTTATTTTCGCTCCTATTTTTTAATTTTTAACGCTACCATTAAAATGGTCCGTTTAATTCGACTTGAAGTGTACCGTCTTGAGGTACATTCTTGGACAAAATCGTCGTATTTATCTATTTCAATGTGCTTTTTGAATAAATTTTGAATCCCTTCACTAATCATTTTAAACTTTTCTAATTCTTCGGTGCTATATTTACGAATCACTTTTTGAAAACGACGATAAATTTTTTGATTATTTCTTAATTTATCAAAATAATTAAATCGCATTGGTGTATATTTGGTGTAATCTTGGTTATTTTTTAGCATTTGACGAATTTTAGTTGCACTAGCAAAATCTAGATATGTCTCTTCACTATGAAAATCAATTGTCCGCTTTATCGAAACTGGTTGAATCGGATAGTCATTATCAATGATTGTTTTAACATATTCTAATCCTAAAATGTCATTTGGCATTGAAATATCTTCCCCAGATAATTCTTGAAGTGCTAAATTAGTAGCTTTTGGAAATGAATTAGCTCCTTTTTTGAGAAATTGTTTAATTAATTGGTTATATTGTTCACGATTTTTTTTGATAATTTGAGCAATTTTAATTAAACGTTCAACATCATCGCTCTCACTACCAAAAACTAAATAATCTATTTTTTGCTTATTTAGGATTTTGACACTTTCACTAGCAAAGATATGAGCAGCTTGTGTGGACACTTGCGTTGGAAGTTTGAGTACTTTATCCACTCCATTTTTGAGTGCGTAACGCTTGCGTTTAGCGAATGATGCACAGGTTACTTCGCCACGTTGCGAGTATTTTCCGCTCATTGCAACTATGATTTTGGAACTTGGAAACATCTTTTTAATTTGTTGAATTTGATAAATGTGACCATTGTGAAATGGATTATATTCAACAACTATACCAATTTTAACTTTCTTCATTTGTCTAATTATACTTAAATTATTTTGCTGATTTGATTTTATTTTAAATTTAACTTTTTAACCTATAATATAGATAGTTTAATTCAATTTTGTAACTCTTTTAAAAGCTAAAAATATTATTTAACTTTTCATAAAAAATATATATAATAATAGTGCTATTTTTTAAATAGAACCACAAAATAAAAGGAGAAAGCTATGGCTATTGTACCAAAACGTAAAACATCTAAACAACGTAAACACAAAAGAAGAACCCACGACGCATTATCAACACCAAACCTTGTTGCTTGCGCAAACTGTACACAATTAATTGAACAACACCGTGCATGCAGATTCTGTGGTTTCTACAAAGGAAAAAAAGTTGAAGGATATGTTGCTCTTAACGACAGAGCTTAATTCAAAAATAATTTAATTTTAAAAATAAGACACTTTCTATAATGTGTCTTTTTTTTAAATGTTATAATATGATGGAGTATT is from Mycoplasmopsis pullorum and encodes:
- a CDS encoding nucleotidyltransferase — translated: MKKVKIGIVVEYNPFHNGHIYQIQQIKKMFPSSKIIVAMSGKYSQRGEVTCASFAKRKRYALKNGVDKVLKLPTQVSTQAAHIFASESVKILNKQKIDYLVFGSESDDVERLIKIAQIIKKNREQYNQLIKQFLKKGANSFPKATNLALQELSGEDISMPNDILGLEYVKTIIDNDYPIQPVSIKRTIDFHSEETYLDFASATKIRQMLKNNQDYTKYTPMRFNYFDKLRNNQKIYRRFQKVIRKYSTEELEKFKMISEGIQNLFKKHIEIDKYDDFVQECTSRRYTSSRIKRTILMVALKIKK
- a CDS encoding thymidine kinase, coding for MFLKYPDGTLEVITGPMFAGKSEELIKRIKILQIADVKTLVFKPEFDNRFSDIEIVSRNGAKVKAININNSEQILEFYEKDYKAVVIDEIHFFDENIINVINTLTSYGVRVIVSGLDMDYLKRPFPILASLLAIADEVDKLKAVCALCKGAAGFSYRKTANQELNFLGNKEYEARCRHCHDLGEQQKMQLG
- the rpmF gene encoding 50S ribosomal protein L32; translation: MAIVPKRKTSKQRKHKRRTHDALSTPNLVACANCTQLIEQHRACRFCGFYKGKKVEGYVALNDRA